The genomic DNA gtttaatatgtagttatacgcgattaagtcccggtttttaaaaataattagttttttttgtctgaaagctgagttagtcgggagtgttcttagccatgtttcatgaaaatcggtccactaggtcacggtcggaggttttttcaaaattttaattttgtggttatattttttacattattcttaaattaataaGACTATGATGACTTTTGACTTGTATCGACTAGTCTTATTTTTAGGACAATTCGAAATTGATGTGTTTTACCGCTTTATTTTGACATCGTTAttgatttaatttgtttaaatatCCATAATTCCACacctactaataatataaatgggaaagtgtgtctctgtttgttttgtCTGTCTTTTAACGGGAAGACGCAGCGACGAATTAACATGATGATTtgtgaagtggagatagtttgaagggatggagacatAGGCATActctttttgtttctttctaaccccccactttcctaaaatggggggagggggggggtggaagtttgtatggagcattccgcaattttaaaatttattaacgcgagcgaagccacgggcaaaaactagtaaaataataaatacctaataatattttttgtgagctatatagtgttatttttaaattaaagtatcATGTTATTTcctttaagaaataaataaaatcttatTTAATATGAATTTAGCCAACGTACAAAGTACAAAATATAGTCggcaatattaataaaaaaataaaatgcaattaatAAACAAGGCATGAACTTTTCTAAAATGTTACCTACGTACGCAATATAATCCgctaaaattaattatattttaaaataaaacaaataacagaTATAGTATCTTGAAACTCACACGACTGCCGCTAGGAGAGCCATTTTGCAAGTGACTGCACCATCTTTACCTACTCTAATAAGCAAACCTCAACAATTACACGAGGATTAGCCACGAACTTCGCGCTGATTACTGAACATACCTACACTACATACGCGGCCGTGTTCAAACTGCTCGATCACACAGCGATGCGATGATAAAacgaccgacgaccggtctgaccctgcctgctacgccgcggtcccgggttcgaatcccggtaagggcatttatttgtgtgatgagcacagatatttgttcctgaatcatggatgttttctatgtatcacCTGAGTGCCAACGGGTGTCGATCAATCTGTGTTAGAATGTcctatacttaatatttattttacttatttaaaataagtttttggtTGAGAAAGTAATTGACCGGCGTGAGAAAGTTAGTCACCTCAAGTTCCCCTGAAGTTCGGCCACACTGCATTACTTTATCTTTTTGGATCTCCAGACCAAAGGAATATAAACACGATCAAAGATACGGAGTGGGACTGTATAATCGTTATCTAAGATAGCACGAAGGTGAAGATAGCACCGAATGGGTGACCCCTGTGAACTGTGGATGGCATTTTCTGTCCAAAGTCAAACAAACATAAATCAAAGCAAAATTTGCAAGATCACTCCATTTACCTGAAGCACAGTCGCCGTCAGAGATATCAGTGTGCATAgcggaatgcacaaacgctcacgataatatctttttcgtagctgtctatctctatcactcttgccttgcgtattggcgcgacagagagagactgcatttctgtcaccgtctggcgtcgcagaaatgccattcggctagcaggcCTGAGCGGCCGGAGCTCGCAGGCATGTCTGAGTCTGACAACGCCGAATCTCCGCAGAAGATGTGCACAATACTATTTCTTCAGTTATTGTATTCACTCGCATTTTTCATGCCTTGTCTTCCGTAACCTGTATTTGAATATGAAATAGCAAGACAAGAGGCGTTCATGAGTATCCGTGTAAATTGGGTGGTAAAACCTTATACACTACGTCTGTACTGTGCTACTGTGGATTATTCTCTCGTTGTCAGTAAAATCTTCCACATCAGTGCAATAAATAAACACCgaaaacaataatattattgttaaaTAGAGGGAGCACGTAAGTTaacgttttattttatgttttatagcCACCTAGTGAGGAGTAGAAGTACTAATCAAGTACCCCGAGACGATACTactagcgacatctagcgacgAGCGGCGGCACTACTTTAGTACCCTGTAGTCCAAGAGATGTCGCTAGCAACCCTGCAAAAGCAGACTAGTTGATAACGTAAAATTTTCTCTAATGAttttcgagtcctgccggaggtgtgaatttttccgtttttcatttaataaatatgaggtttccctcgcagacgtttctgcatgataaaaaacaaattcagcCTGTATTTGCTAAGGAATCTTAATAAAATGCAATCgtactttttccttttttctttatttacaatTAGATCATCTACATTTTAACaaggtatgtacctacttataactagaataataatttaaatgctttaataaaataacagaACTACCAGGGACTTATTCGAAAAGGGGCGTTATCTACCCCGCTAGTAGTGATCAAAGTGACATTTTATAGATTTGTTTAGGTTTGATTACATtttaaaagtaataataatttCCTTAACGGAATTGTGAAAAGTAGTAGACCAGGTATGTGTTACAGTTACACGATAACAAAATAATATCTCTCCCTACCACTTTGCACCCTCCTAGCAGTGGTAGAAAAGGCCCCTTTACGAAATGGTGAtgtgaaaaatgtcattttagtCCGTTTCTCTCGTATAAGCCAAGTTCCTACATGGAGTCCATAGCGAGCTGGCACCGCACACACTTGTCACTGTTCTCCTCGGCGTTGTACCGACGGCAGCGCAGACACTGCGCCTGCGCGCTCGCGTCCACGCGCAGCTCCCAGCGCGACACACTCGCCGGACTCACAGACACGAGAGACACTTCGAGTATCTCACTCAGCACGCTCTCCTGCGTCGCCTCTACACTATTCAAGTCATTCAAAATAGGATAAAACGAAGGATTCACTTTTACATCAACAGAGAATTTCTTCAAATTCTCATTTTTAGTCAGCGCCGTTATATCTTTCTTCAATTCTAAAACTAAGTCCATTATCGTCGTATCTACgctttgattctctaaaactgGTATATTTTGAGTGAAAAAGAACGGTTTTTCATATAAAGGATGATATCTCCACACTTCTTCTATTAAATGCGGCAAAATAGGTCCAATAGCCTTACAGAGAGAGACTAGAATCGTATGCGCTACAAGTTGAGCCCCTATTCTCGCCGGCGAGTCTTTAGGCGCGCAGTACAGTCTATCTTTAACGCAGTGACAATATAAAGCGGAGACCTTATTGCTAATGAAATATAGTATGTTTTGTACCGCGCTGTTGTATCTCAACTCTTTCATATGTTCTCGTAAATCGTTTAGGAACTTGTATGTTTCGGCGAGCATGTAGCGGTCGAGGTAGTTGAGCCGCGGGGGGTTGGTGGGAGGGCGCAGGTCAATGACCCCGAGCAGGTAGCGCAGGATGGCCCGGATCCGGCCCACCTCGGCCGCGCAGTCTTCCAGCAGCTTCTTGCTGACCACGATCTGAGTGTGCTGCGTGCCGTGGCTGGCCACCCACCATCTGTCATGATGAAAAACCATCAATATCACATTCCACACTGTACATGCATACAATCATTACAATTCCATAAAGACAGTAAAAagacaaataataaatatcaagtGAAATcttggtcacggcaccaaattgtAACACCCCTTAATATTAAGTTACCTACCTCAACGTGTCGACACCGTAGGCAGGCTGCTTGCCGCCGCCGCTGATGATCTGCTCGGGGGCGATGACGTTGCCGAGCGACTTGGACATCTTCCTCTTGTCCGCGTCCACCACGAACCCGTGCACGAAGATGCATCTGCGAGAAGAAATACGTGAAAATATTCGTGATAGACATAAACATAACAAacacatttaattttaataggTACTGACAGAGGAAAGTACAGTTACATACTTATATGGGGCTCTTCCAGTGGCGGCCGCGCTGGTGAGCAGCGAGCTCTGGAACCAGCCGGTGAGCTGGTCGACGCCCTCGCTGTACAGCGCCGCCTGGTGGGGCAGCCCGCGCCACGACGAGCCCGAGTCCAGCCAGATGTCCATTATGTCCTGGAACACACCATCACCCTGTGGTCATTCAGCCAAACACAATTTAACGCAGTTAAAGAGAAATAAAGTGTATGACAAAACAAGACGCACCTCTTCCTTGATAACGTCGGCTTGAGCTGTAGTTCCTCAGCCAAGTCTCCCGGCAGCAAGTCTGAAACTTCAGCCGTCCACCACGCGTCTGGCCCACTTTCCAGGAGACGGAATAGTCCTGAACACCTACATAAGTTTGTTTACTTGCTACAACACGCACCTCTCCCTTGGTGACGTTTTCCACTTTGAGCTGCAATTCCTGAACCAACTCTCCCGGCAGCAGGTCTGACACTGCAGCCGTTCACCCCGAGTCTGATCCTCGTTCTCCTCCTGATCCTCGGAAGCGGCATAGTCGTGAACACACTACACCTACATGTTTGTTGTCTTTACACGCACCTCTCCCTTGGTGACGTCCTCCGCCTTGAACTGCAGTTCCTGAGCCAGGTCTCCCGGCAGCAGCTCCGACACGTCAGCCGTCCACCACGCGTCCGGCCCGCGCTCCTCCAGCAGGTGGCACAGTCGCTCGATGATGCGCCTGCACACGTGTCATAATATAGACTCATACCGAGGAACGTTGCCAGAGATTTTGACAGTAAACTCACACAGACTTTGGCAAAGCATTCGACAAGGTCGATCACAATATCCCTTGCAGTCCTGCTACTAAAGCCGAACATTGGATAAACACAGACATTTTATACTTCgattgttaaaatattatttaaaaaatgtgatgCCTCGCGGCTACTATTCCCTTCCGTCTCGACTTTGTTGTGGTGTACCACAAGGAGCGAATCTCGGGCCTCTTTTGTTTCTTACACTTATGAACATGTTTTTAGATGCATTAACTGAGAAAGAGCCTCACTTGTCGAGTATGGGTGTATCACGATGGTAGAGACACGGTATGGGCACGCCCCAGGCGCGCTGCCGCGACACGCACCAGTAGGGCCGCGACTCGATGCGAGCCTTGAAGCCCTGCCGAGACTGCGGAGCGGTGGAGGACGGCAGGATTTGGACCTTTTCTAAAGCTTCCTGGTGAAAATACAACATATTTACAATTTAAGAACACTAACCAACGATTCTTTGATGTAGCCTgtctggtgacgggttaagaatttcaccaccccctttcttcccgtgggtgtcgtagaaggcgactatgggatatgggttaaattgtggcgtaggcgagaggctggcaacctgtcactgcaatgccacagtttcgttttctttttaaccccttatttgccaagagtggccctgaagctttagtagtttaatgtgctctgcctacccctttatgggatacaggcgtgattttatgttgttgttgtatgtctttgatgtaaaaaagtttagtaaaaatagcaaaaatggAACATATCGAGAGTCGAGAGTAAAAGTCTTCAAGGACTCAGTTTTGCTGCGGCTGCAGTATAACCGGCTTGGGAGCTGACGGCCGAGCAAGGAGAGGTCGGCTAGAGAGTGGAGACTCACCAGAGCCTTCTCCTTGAGAGCCTCGGTGTTGATGAACCACTGGTGGCTAGCTGCAGTATAACCGGCTTGTGAGCTGACGGCCGAGCAGGGAGAGGTCGGCTAGAGAGTCGAGACTCACCAGAGCCTTCTCCTTGAGAGACTCGGTGTTGATGAACCACTGGTGGCTGGCTGCAGTATAACCGGCTTGTGAGCTGACGGCCGAGCAGGGAGAGGTCGGCTAGAGAGTGGAGACTCACCAGAGCCTTCTCCTTGAGAGCCTCGGTGTTGATGAACCACTGGTGGCTGGCTGCAGTATAACCGGCTTGTGAGCTGACGGCCGAGCAGGGAGAGGTCGGCTAGAGAGTCGAGACTCACCAGAGCCTTCTCCTTGAGAGCCTCGGTGTTGATGAACCACTGGTGGCTGGCTGCAGTATAACCGGCTTGTGAGCTGACGGCCGAGCAGGGAGAGGTCGGCTAGAGAGTGGAGACTCACCAGAGCCTTCTCCTTGAGAGCCTCGGTGTTGATGAACCACTGGTGGCTGGCTGCAGTATAACCGGCTTGTGAGCTGACGGCCGAGCAGGGAGAGGTCGGCTAGAGAGTGGAGACTCACCAGAGCCTTCTCCTTGAGAGCCTCGGTGTTGATGAACCACTGGTGGCTGGCTGCAGTATAACCGGCTTGTGAGCTGACGGCCGAGCAGGGAGAGGTCGGCTAGAGAGTGGAGACTCACCAGAGCCTTCTCCTTGAGAGCCTCGGTGTTGATGAACCACTGGTGGCTGGCTGCAGTATAACCGGCTTGTGAGCTGACGGCCGAGCAGGGAGAGGTCGGCTAGAGAGTGGAGACTCACCAGAGCCTTCTCCTTGAGAGCCTCGGTGTTGATGAACCACTGGTGGCTGGCGCGCAGGATAACCGGCTCCTTGGTGCGCCAGTCCAACGGGTACGAGTGTGTGTGCACGcctgacaaacaaacaaaatgtTCTCCTTAACATAACTTTACACCAAATAATCAATTGAATagggcgttactttgcggaaatccatttCATCAAAATCTAGATTACTTAACTCGCGTATGCGTCAGCGCTGCAGGGACCTACCTCGCCGCAGCACCTGGTCTCCCAGCAGAGCGATGACGGCCTCCTGCCCGCGCCCGAGCACGTCGAGGCCGTTCAGCGCGTCGAGGTTGCAATACCGCCCCGACTCGTCCACGTTGCATTCCTACGTACAAGACGTATATTGCAATTAGTAATATAATCAGTTTGTCACTAAATGtacctattaatattatattatatgtcgAACCATTGCTTGTAGAGACATGAGCGAGGAGTGGAAACGGTAGTTATCTTGTGGTTGGAATATACAACTTAAAtcgataataatattataaatgggaaagggtgtgtgtctgtttgtttgtccgtcttttacggcaaaacggagcgacaaattgacgcgattttttaagttgagatagttgaagggatggagagtgacataggctactttttgtctctttctaacgcaagcgaagccgcaggcaaaagctagtaagtaaagAATGTAGACCATTTTAACCTGGTTCGTATAATATACGTAGATTCCAATTAATCCATgccaatttaattttaaaatatacgAAGGTCTCTAGACTTTGTACAGACGATTCCAAATTATACATGTGTTCCACTAAGAAGCCCGTGCGCGGGCGCCGCGTGCACCAGCCCGGCGCCCTGCGCGGCCGACACGTGAGCGAGGAGTGCCAGCGGTAGAGTATCACGTGCGTGGTATATAACACGCAATACGTACGACAGGTATGTTGTGCTCCAGCCCCACCAGGAAGTCGTCGGGCCCGTGCGCGGGGGCGGTGTGCACGAGCCCGGTGCCCCGCGCGGCCGACACGTGAGCGAGGAGTGCCAGCGGTAGAGTATCACGTGCGTGGTATATAACACGCAATACGTACGACAGGTATGTTGTGCTCCAGCCCCACCAGGAAGTCGTCGGGCCCGTGCGCGGGGGCGGTGTGCACGAGCCCGGTGCCCCGCGCGGCCGACACGTGAGCGAGGAGTGCCAGCGGTAGAGTATCACGTGCGTGGTATATAACACGCAATACGTACGACAGGTATGTTGTGCTCCAGCCCCACCAGGAAGTCGTCGGGCCCGTGCGCGGGGGCGGTGTGCACGAGCCCGGTGCCCCGCGCGGCCGACACGTGGCCGGCGGCGAGGAGCGGGAACGAGCGCCGCAGCAGCCGGTGCTGGTAGCGCGCGCCCGCCAGCTCGAcacctgtttttttttaataaattttaataaacagtATGTTGTTGTTGCTTGTCCTAGTAGTAGAGTCATTTGTGGCAGTGACCTTGCAAAATTTTTCATATAATTCGAAGATGGGCTATATATAAAGTAACGATGAAGACTAACAAAACTGTACAAAACTTGGTCAAATTGTCTGTGCTTAAAGGAGATTCCGTATCCGTAAAAATACCTGATTTAAATGAATACCATCGTAACCATAGGTTAAGAAACTTATCTAACTTACAACGATTTATAGtaccacaaattaaaaatacctatggTATGAGAACCAACTATTATTTACTACCAAAAATATTAAACAGTCTTCCGAAACATATACAAGATAAATACCTAACCAATCCTACATCTATTaacgatataaaaaaatacctctTATCTTCGAATAAGTATgaatatattttgtaaaatgtgaaatgtgtaaaataaatactgtaagactaattatacttaaattaaatagataAGTCCGAACTCTAGCTGTAAACAAGCCATTTCGGGCTTAGCAGTTAAGTAACACGAAACTCTGCGCATAACTTAAGATTTAGtactttaataaattaaaaaaaaaaaaaatcattcaggTTTTCTATATATCTATAAAGTCCAACTTCAAAATGATACctacgagtaggtacatacaaGGCGCATGGCGCCGCGGCCGCTGCCAGACCACGAAAGCAGGGCGGCCGCGTctttgtttatatattttttgatatattaGGCTTAGGGgttacccgtgtggtgacgggttaagaatttcaccaacccctttcttcccgtgggtgtcgtagaaggcgactatgagatatgggttaaattgtggcgtagcctctcggctggcaacctgtcactgcaatgtcacaatttcgttttctgtcaaccccttatttgccaagagtggcaatgaaacttgagtagtttcatgtgctctgcctaccccttcatgggatacaggcgtgattgtatgtatgtatgtattgtatgtatgtatgtaaatagggcttttaagtaatatttttaaagttcaTATTAACAGGGCTATAtggtcatattttttatttagttaattTCACAACTATATGATTGTAATAGAcgaatttacaaaaaaaaaaattaataaattttgcaatttttattttttctcggtTTTTTTCTACGAACGGGCAAAAATTTTGTTCCAGAAATGAATAGCCTATCCTCAAATTACTTATATATGAAAACGACACCAAACTTCATATGGTAACATTCTGCGGGAAGATATTTAGCCCAGAATGTAGTGTGGTAGATGTACATTTCGTGAGCGCGGAGCGGCCGCGTCttcgtttatatttttttatacgttAACACATTAAATATGGCTTTTGAGTTATATTTTGTATCTTTAATATTAACTAGGCTATTTGAgcatattttttgtttagttaaTTTCGCAACTATTTGATCGTAATGGACGAATTTCTGAAAATTTTCATCGAATAATTTTGCGGTTTTTCATTTTTCTCCGCTTTTTTGTATAAACGGGCAAAAAGTTTGTTTCAGAAATGAATAGCCCATCCTCGAATTATatgaaaacgataccaaactcGATCTGGTAACTTTCTGGGGGAAGATATGGAGCCCACAATGTAGGGCGGGAGATGTACCTTtaccccccctccccctcctACCTGTCGGGGGGTACCGCGTGTCAACCGGGCTTAAATAGCTCAGaatgacccaaggaacaactgtgccaagtggCTTCCTTTGCGAACATTTTGCAAGGTCGTCCATACAAATCTGCCAGTAATTACCCCACTATAGGCCGGCTTGTTGAGGTTAAGTCCAACAAGAACTTAACCTCAACAAGAACTTTCCAGGCCTTTCTATCAAGGTCAACCTCTGCGATCTCCTGCACGCTTCCTTCTAGTGACTTCTCAAACTGCTCGACCGGTTCAG from Leguminivora glycinivorella isolate SPB_JAAS2020 chromosome 22, LegGlyc_1.1, whole genome shotgun sequence includes the following:
- the LOC125237979 gene encoding isoleucine--tRNA ligase, mitochondrial isoform X1; translated protein: MLCTRNLNVFPTNYKKTITKWVPIGLTRMKSSVEPKTKTYSHTILFPKTDFPARSNSARKDEIQKVAKFSDLYNWQREHLKGPEFVLHDGPPYANGDLHMGHAINKIIKDINNRHHVLLGDRVHYVPGWDCHGLPIELKALQQTKKTKTTPTGKGQKLAAAAETQEVAAPSSAVEIRRVARKFALETIERQKAQFESWGVMADWDKRCYRTLDNSYVKSQLELFYEMYEKGLIFRALKPVYWSPSSKTALAEAELEYDPQFKSTEVYVSFPLDTVPDKLRDVANNEVISAVVWTTTPWTLVANRAICFSGQLSYSVVRMEGRSGLFLLATELLDQLEKTLEGSLQKVAEVAGRCRAGGRALPAPAAAALVPAPRRRPRVGRAGHRARAHRPRARARRLPGGAGAQHTCRTYCVLYTTHVILYRWHSSLTCRPRGAPGSCTPPPRTGPTTSWWGWSTTYLSYVLRVIYHARDTLPLALLAHVSAARGTGLVHTAPAHGPDDFLVGLEHNIPVECNVDESGRYCNLDALNGLDVLGRGQEAVIALLGDQVLRRGVHTHSYPLDWRTKEPVILRASHQWFINTEALKEKALEALEKVQILPSSTAPQSRQGFKARIESRPYWCVSRQRAWGVPIPCLYHRDTPILDKRIIERLCHLLEERGPDAWWTADVSELLPGDLAQELQFKAEDVTKGEDIMDIWLDSGSSWRGLPHQAALYSEGVDQLTGWFQSSLLTSAAATGRAPYKCIFVHGFVVDADKRKMSKSLGNVIAPEQIISGGGKQPAYGVDTLRWWVASHGTQHTQIVVSKKLLEDCAAEVGRIRAILRYLLGVIDLRPPTNPPRLNYLDRYMLAETYKFLNDLREHMKELRYNSAVQNILYFISNKVSALYCHCVKDRLYCAPKDSPARIGAQLVAHTILVSLCKAIGPILPHLIEEVWRYHPLYEKPFFFTQNIPVLENQSVDTTIMDLVLELKKDITALTKNENLKKFSVDVKVNPSFYPILNDLNSVEATQESVLSEILEVSLVSVSPASVSRWELRVDASAQAQCLRCRRYNAEENSDKCVRCQLAMDSM
- the LOC125237979 gene encoding isoleucine--tRNA ligase, mitochondrial isoform X2, with the protein product MLCTRNLNVFPTNYKKTITKWVPIGLTRMKSSVEPKTKTYSHTILFPKTDFPARSNSARKDEIQKVAKFSDLYNWQREHLKGPEFVLHDGPPYANGDLHMGHAINKIIKDINNRHHVLLGDRVHYVPGWDCHGLPIELKALQQTKKTKTTPTGKGQKLAAAAETQEVAAPSSAVEIRRVARKFALETIERQKAQFESWGVMADWDKRCYRTLDNSYVKSQLELFYEMYEKGLIFRALKPVYWSPSSKTALAEAELEYDPQFKSTEVYVSFPLDTVPDKLRDVANNEVISAVVWTTTPWTLVANRAICFSGQLSYSVVRMEGRSGLFLLATELLDQLEKTLEGSLQKVAEVAGVELAGARYQHRLLRRSFPLLAAGHVSAARGTGLVHTAPAHGPDDFLVGLEHNIPVECNVDESGRYCNLDALNGLDVLGRGQEAVIALLGDQVLRRGVHTHSYPLDWRTKEPVILRASHQWFINTEALKEKALEALEKVQILPSSTAPQSRQGFKARIESRPYWCVSRQRAWGVPIPCLYHRDTPILDKRIIERLCHLLEERGPDAWWTADVSELLPGDLAQELQFKAEDVTKGEDIMDIWLDSGSSWRGLPHQAALYSEGVDQLTGWFQSSLLTSAAATGRAPYKCIFVHGFVVDADKRKMSKSLGNVIAPEQIISGGGKQPAYGVDTLRWWVASHGTQHTQIVVSKKLLEDCAAEVGRIRAILRYLLGVIDLRPPTNPPRLNYLDRYMLAETYKFLNDLREHMKELRYNSAVQNILYFISNKVSALYCHCVKDRLYCAPKDSPARIGAQLVAHTILVSLCKAIGPILPHLIEEVWRYHPLYEKPFFFTQNIPVLENQSVDTTIMDLVLELKKDITALTKNENLKKFSVDVKVNPSFYPILNDLNSVEATQESVLSEILEVSLVSVSPASVSRWELRVDASAQAQCLRCRRYNAEENSDKCVRCQLAMDSM